The window TTTTAAACGATCAAGAATATTTTTTTTATAAATATTTTTTTGATTTTTTGGAATAAAATCCCATTTATTAATAAATATTAAACAAATATAACCTTTTTTTACAATTAAATTTAGTAAAAATAAATCTTGAGAAGTAATTCCTATTTTTGCATCGAATAATAATAAAATAATATCACATTTATTTAATATACTAAAAGTTTTAATTCTAGAAACATATTCTAAAAAATTTTGTTTTTTTTTTTTTTTAAAACCACAAGTATCCATAAAAATATATTTAATATTTTGATAGAAAAAAGGAACAGTAATTATATCACGTGTAGTTCCAAAAGATGAACTAGTAATTAATGTTTTTTTATTAATTAAAGTATTAATTAAAGTAGACTTTCCTACATTAGATTTTCCAATAATACAAATTTTAATTTTTAAAATATTTTTTTTTTGCAAAAAATAAAAATTATTTTTTTGCGAGTCAGAATTAATAATATTTATTTTTTTTTTATTAGAATAAAAATATTCAAAAATATCTTTTAAAAAAATAGAAAGTCCTAAACGATGACTTAAAGATATTGCATAAATTTTTTTAATTCCTAATTGATAAAAATCTTTTTCTATAAAAAAATTTTTAATTTTATCAATTTTATTGATACATAAAAAAATTTTTTTTTTTTCTCTTTTAATTTTGTTTAAAATTAAAAAATTTAAAGAAGAAATTGGTAAAATAGAAGAAATCATAAAAATTATTAGATTTGCTTCTTTAATAGTTTTAATAATTTGTAAATTAATTTGATTTAATAAATTATTTTTTTTTTTCTTTTTTTTAAAAAAAGACAATTCAATTCCAGCTGTATCAATTAAAAAAAATTTTTTATTTTTAAAATAAAATTTTCCAAAATTTCTATCACGAGTTGTTCCAGATTTTTTATAAACTAACATAGATTTTTTATTTGTCAAGATATTAAACAAACTAGATTTTCCTACATTAGGAGATCCAATTAATGCAATTTTAGGATTCATATGAATTATATTCCAAAAATTTTTATAATATTAAATTTTTTATAAAATTTTTAATTTTTTTTTAAATATTAATTTTAAAAAAATTTATTTTAACATATTCATTTTTTTTGTCTATAAAAATTTTAACTTTTTTAAAAAAAATATTAAAATTGTTAATTTATATTAATACATTATAATTCACATCTTATCCACAGGTTATTAAATAATAAAAATATTTATTAATCAATAAATTAAATAAGTTATCCACAAAAAAAAAAATTATAATAATAATAAATTCTTATAATTTAAATTGTTTTTTTTTTTATAAATTCAAAAGAATAGCTAATTAATAAACCATATTTATATTCAAAAAAAAAATAATATGATATATATATAAATAAACTTAAATAAGAAAAAATACATATGTAACTAATTTAAAATAAGGTAATAGAG of the Buchnera aphidicola (Nippolachnus piri) genome contains:
- the der gene encoding ribosome biogenesis GTPase Der yields the protein MNPKIALIGSPNVGKSSLFNILTNKKSMLVYKKSGTTRDRNFGKFYFKNKKFFLIDTAGIELSFFKKKKKKNNLLNQINLQIIKTIKEANLIIFMISSILPISSLNFLILNKIKREKKKIFLCINKIDKIKNFFIEKDFYQLGIKKIYAISLSHRLGLSIFLKDIFEYFYSNKKKINIINSDSQKNNFYFLQKKNILKIKICIIGKSNVGKSTLINTLINKKTLITSSSFGTTRDIITVPFFYQNIKYIFMDTCGFKKKKKQNFLEYVSRIKTFSILNKCDIILLLFDAKIGITSQDLFLLNLIVKKGYICLIFINKWDFIPKNQKNIYKKNILDRLKFVSYYKIFFISALKKIGLNSFFNNIQKIYNYSKKKFTPLFLTNILQKAILKHPVHMGTLNKRIRLKYAHLGGINPLTIIIHGTQTNFLKLSYQKYLKNFFQKKLLIFHSSIQIFFKNSFNPFFKKKK